One genomic segment of Sparus aurata chromosome 24, fSpaAur1.1, whole genome shotgun sequence includes these proteins:
- the LOC115576750 gene encoding beta-1,3-galactosyltransferase 1-like, whose product MPSKVSCLYLLTVVCWASALWYLSVSRPSTSYVGQLNIPIRKAPKVNKNSTFSNIRTRSLNPHDFGYLINEDKKCEAEPPFLVILISTTHKEFDARQAIRETWGDESTFPDVRVVTLFLLGRSTDTVLNQMVEQESQIFHDIVVEDFIDSYHNLTLKTLMGMRWVATFCAKAQYVLKTDSDIFVNMENLIYNLLKPTTKPRRRYFTGYVINGGPIRDMRSKWYMPRDLYPESKYPPFCSGTGYIFSADVAELIYKTSLHTRLLHLEDVYVGVCLRKLGIHPFQNSGFNHWKMAYSLCRYRRVVTVHQISPEEMHRIWNDMTSKKHLKC is encoded by the coding sequence ATGCCTTCTAAGGTCTCCTGCTTATACTTGCTGACAGTGGTTTGCTGGGCCAGCGCTCTGTGGTACCTGAGTGTGTCCCGCCCCTCCACTTCCTACGTGGGCCAGCTCAACATCCCCATACGCAAAGCACCCAAGGTGAACAAGAACTCCACCTTCAGTAACATCCGCACACGCTCGCTCAACCCGCACGACTTTGGCTACCTCATCAATGAGGACAAGAAGTGCGAGGCGGAGCCTCCCTTCCTCGTCATCCTCATCAGCACCACCCACAAGGAATTTGACGCCCGTCAGGCCATCAGAGAGACATGGGGTGACGAGAGCACGTTTCCAGATGTGCGTGTGGTCACGCTCTTCCTGTTGGGCCGCAGCACCGACACTGTCCTCAACCAGATGGTGGAGCAGGAGAGTCAGATCTTCCACGACATCGTAGTGGAGGATTTTATCGACTCATACCACAACCTGACGCTCAAGACGCTGATGGGCATGCGCTGGGTGGCCACATTTTGTGCAAAGGCTCAATATGTCCTCAAGACTGACAGTGACATCTTTGTCAACATGGAGAACCTCATCTACAACCTCCTGAAGCCTACCACTAAGCCCAGGAGGAGGTACTTCACCGGCTACGTCATCAACGGTGGGCCAATCAGAGACATGCGCAGCAAGTGGTACATGCCCAGGGATCTGTACCCAGAGAGCAAGTACCCGCCCTTCTGCTCCGGAACCGGATACATCTTCTCGGCAGACGTGGCCGAGCTCATATACAAGACCTCCTTACACACCAGGCTGCTGCACCTGGAGGACGTGTACGTCGGCGTGTGCCTGCGTAAGCTGGGCATCCACCCCTTCCAGAACAGCGGCTTCAACCACTGGAAGATGGCGTACAGCCTTTGCCGCTACCGCCGGGTGGTCACCGTGCACCAGATCTCCCCCGAGGAGATGCACCGCATCTGGAACGACATGACCAGCAAGAAACACCTGAAATGTTAG